The Allorhodopirellula heiligendammensis genome includes a window with the following:
- a CDS encoding biotin--[acetyl-CoA-carboxylase] ligase → MTSKTPSQLDESICRVTDAMIACGVLASRDYQVSMPSTNSVALEWLGEQRGDSDATATLLSQTPRLVIAESQTAGRGRRGRAWQAQGDGLAFSLVLADCHPLLSIAVGVAVAEAIEHVAGPVRCGLKWPNDVAMGGTKVAGTLIERIDLPSAADGYPQPMSVIGIGLNVGSSPRLDGAQATSVCEASGKWVTRTEVLEELLPAVMRNAVMCESDPGELLQSFRERCVLTGEVIGCTIDGHIVQGRCEGIDDRGELQVWTEAGMRVCRSGEVSRVRIS, encoded by the coding sequence ATGACATCTAAAACGCCTTCTCAGCTCGACGAATCGATTTGCCGCGTAACGGACGCGATGATCGCGTGCGGGGTGCTTGCGTCGCGAGACTATCAGGTCTCGATGCCGTCGACCAATTCGGTGGCCTTGGAATGGCTCGGTGAGCAGCGCGGTGATTCGGACGCGACGGCTACGCTGCTTTCCCAAACTCCTCGGCTTGTCATTGCGGAATCGCAAACAGCTGGTCGTGGGCGGCGGGGGCGTGCTTGGCAGGCACAGGGTGATGGACTTGCGTTTTCGCTCGTGCTCGCTGACTGCCACCCGCTCTTGTCGATTGCCGTGGGCGTCGCGGTTGCTGAAGCGATCGAGCACGTTGCAGGCCCTGTTCGATGCGGTTTGAAATGGCCCAACGACGTTGCGATGGGGGGCACCAAGGTCGCTGGCACGCTGATCGAGCGGATCGATCTGCCATCTGCTGCGGACGGCTATCCACAACCCATGTCGGTGATTGGAATTGGTCTCAACGTTGGATCGAGCCCTCGACTCGACGGCGCGCAGGCGACCTCGGTTTGTGAAGCCAGCGGCAAATGGGTGACGCGAACGGAAGTGCTCGAGGAACTCCTACCTGCCGTGATGCGAAACGCTGTCATGTGCGAATCCGATCCTGGGGAGTTGCTGCAGTCATTTCGCGAACGCTGCGTTTTAACCGGTGAAGTGATTGGCTGCACCATCGACGGCCACATCGTCCAAGGGCGATGTGAGGGCATTGATGATCGCGGAGAGCTGCAGGTGTGGACTGAGGCGGGGATGCGAGTGTGTCGCAGCGGGGAGGTCAGCCGGGTTCGGATATCCTAG
- a CDS encoding sugar phosphate isomerase/epimerase family protein, translated as MSDWPLGVFASIDAGLGVAWPVIRELGVPTIQLHAPHAGNRTQQAAETFAAQLREQGIRCTAVFGGFDGESYADIPTVVRTVGLVPEATRAARLAEMLEISDFAKWLGVDCVALHLGFVPHDASDPDYASIVDVTRQLCDHCRDNDQFLHLETGQETAAGLLAFIDAVDRANLKINFDPANMILYGAGDPIEALRQLGPHVRSIHCKDALASDQPGVTWGQEVPLGDGDVGMETYLKTLAEIGYTGPLTIEREIPEDPARQKAEIGAAIELLTRLKADLGKS; from the coding sequence ATGTCTGATTGGCCACTAGGAGTTTTTGCATCGATCGACGCCGGGCTGGGCGTCGCCTGGCCGGTGATCCGCGAATTGGGCGTGCCGACAATTCAACTGCATGCACCGCACGCAGGAAATCGCACGCAGCAGGCTGCAGAAACGTTCGCCGCGCAGCTTCGTGAACAGGGCATTCGCTGTACCGCCGTCTTCGGTGGTTTTGATGGCGAGAGCTACGCGGACATCCCCACCGTCGTCCGCACCGTAGGGCTGGTCCCCGAGGCGACCCGTGCAGCGCGGCTCGCCGAGATGCTCGAGATCAGCGATTTTGCCAAATGGCTGGGAGTCGATTGCGTTGCGTTGCACTTGGGATTCGTGCCTCACGATGCGTCCGACCCCGATTACGCCAGTATCGTCGATGTCACGCGTCAGCTCTGTGATCATTGTCGCGACAATGATCAATTTCTGCACCTTGAGACTGGCCAAGAAACTGCCGCTGGATTGCTGGCGTTCATCGACGCCGTCGATCGCGCGAACTTGAAGATCAACTTCGATCCCGCCAATATGATTCTGTATGGAGCCGGCGATCCAATCGAAGCCCTTCGCCAACTTGGTCCTCACGTGCGAAGTATCCACTGCAAGGACGCTTTGGCCAGCGATCAGCCGGGCGTGACCTGGGGGCAAGAGGTGCCATTGGGCGACGGCGACGTCGGGATGGAAACCTATCTGAAAACGCTCGCCGAGATTGGTTACACAGGACCATTAACGATTGAACGTGAGATCCCCGAAGACCCTGCTCGGCAGAAAGCTGAAATCGGGGCAGCAATTGAGCTGCTGACGAGACTGAAGGCTGACTTGGGGAAAAGCTGA
- a CDS encoding N-acetylglucosamine-6-phosphate deacetylase, whose translation MESSETPAAGYVDLQVNGYGGVDFNGDDLSAESLHLACERLAADGVAQILATIITADVHSMSRRLQRIATLRGQDELAAKIIAGFHIEGPFINEQPGYVGAHPRDAVRPAETTSMQRLLDAAEGLTRIVTLAPERDPGFHVTRMLAEQNICVSGGHCDPSLDQLDAAIDAGLAMFTHLGNGCPLSMHRHDNIIQRVLSRSSKLWIGLIADGVHVPWPALGNYIRSAGIERCFIVTDAISAAGLGPGRYQLGQREVVVDHDGATWAADRSHLVGSSGTMPQVAVNLQRHLGLPHDAVMRLTAATPQRILAAC comes from the coding sequence ATGGAATCAAGTGAGACTCCCGCCGCTGGCTACGTTGACTTGCAAGTCAATGGTTACGGCGGCGTTGACTTTAACGGCGATGATTTATCGGCCGAATCGTTACATCTCGCATGTGAACGGTTGGCTGCTGATGGGGTGGCACAAATCCTTGCCACCATCATCACTGCAGACGTCCACTCCATGTCGAGACGGCTCCAACGGATTGCCACGCTGAGAGGTCAAGACGAACTCGCCGCCAAGATCATCGCGGGCTTTCATATCGAAGGCCCCTTTATCAACGAGCAACCTGGGTACGTGGGGGCGCATCCCCGCGATGCCGTGCGGCCCGCCGAAACGACATCCATGCAGCGACTCTTGGACGCCGCCGAGGGACTCACGCGGATCGTCACCCTCGCACCAGAACGCGACCCAGGCTTTCATGTCACACGCATGCTCGCTGAGCAAAACATCTGTGTCTCGGGTGGTCATTGCGACCCTTCCCTGGATCAACTCGATGCCGCAATCGACGCTGGGCTGGCGATGTTCACTCACCTGGGGAACGGCTGCCCGCTGTCGATGCACCGCCACGACAACATCATCCAGCGCGTCCTAAGTCGTTCCAGCAAGCTTTGGATCGGCCTGATCGCCGACGGCGTGCATGTACCCTGGCCAGCCCTGGGCAATTACATTCGCAGCGCTGGCATCGAACGCTGCTTCATCGTGACCGACGCGATTAGCGCTGCGGGATTGGGTCCCGGCCGGTACCAACTTGGGCAGCGGGAAGTGGTCGTTGACCATGACGGTGCCACCTGGGCAGCGGACCGCTCACACCTGGTCGGGTCATCAGGAACGATGCCACAGGTAGCGGTCAATCTTCAACGCCATCTCGGCCTCCCCCACGACGCAGTGATGCGCCTGACAGCGGCAACCCCGCAACGAATCTTAGCTGCCTGTTGA
- a CDS encoding glucosamine-6-phosphate deaminase, producing the protein MRVKVCPSPTALGQQAADEGAAKIREAIQEHGNATILVATGASQFETLAALVQAPDLDWSRVTGFHLDEYLGLPITHPASFRRYLQERFVDLVPIGEFHYVNGEHDAAAECERLGGLISDRQIDVAFIGIGENAHLAFNDPPADFEIKQPYLVVDLDEACRRQQQGEGWFNELTDVPRQAISMSVSQIMKSKHIVCSVPDARKAMAVRETVSGPITPAIPASILQSHPSATLYLDPPAASLIDPRELSESQLDS; encoded by the coding sequence ATGCGAGTTAAAGTCTGTCCCAGTCCAACCGCCCTCGGCCAGCAAGCCGCCGACGAGGGGGCCGCTAAAATCCGAGAGGCGATCCAAGAGCATGGCAATGCCACCATTCTCGTCGCGACAGGTGCGTCCCAGTTCGAAACACTCGCCGCTTTGGTGCAGGCACCCGATCTGGATTGGTCACGCGTGACGGGTTTTCACCTCGATGAATACCTCGGGCTGCCCATCACACATCCCGCATCATTCCGCAGGTATCTGCAGGAGCGGTTCGTGGACCTCGTCCCCATCGGTGAATTTCACTATGTCAATGGCGAGCACGACGCAGCGGCCGAGTGCGAACGGCTCGGTGGTCTAATCTCGGACCGCCAGATCGACGTGGCGTTCATTGGCATCGGCGAAAACGCCCATCTCGCGTTCAACGACCCACCTGCGGATTTTGAAATCAAGCAGCCCTATTTGGTCGTCGATCTCGACGAAGCCTGCCGTCGACAACAACAGGGCGAAGGTTGGTTCAACGAATTGACCGACGTGCCGCGTCAAGCCATCAGCATGTCGGTATCTCAAATCATGAAATCGAAACACATCGTGTGCAGCGTGCCTGATGCTCGCAAAGCCATGGCTGTCCGTGAGACCGTGTCCGGCCCGATCACGCCCGCAATCCCGGCCTCGATCTTGCAATCACACCCTTCAGCAACGCTGTATCTCGACCCCCCCGCAGCAAGCTTGATCGACCCACGAGAGCTATCTGAATCCCAATTGGACTCATGA
- a CDS encoding c-type cytochrome, producing the protein MSSNKNRRQMCWQAIYLLIIFSASVRFAGNIVGGTGIEDLIDESKSLVLLVDTINSSSDPAVQASLMRGMLSGLEGRRNIPPPAGWPDLSERLAASDDRSVRELSVQLSQIFGDQSAMQKSLETLSDQSADASARRHALRSLLSLRSQDASSLLESLLDDPDFQIEAIRGYAVVENPTAPSVLLGRYQQMDSDQKRAVIETLATRQRYAQELLAAIQTEKVSRDDIPVHVARALKDILGSRFTAVYGEVKSIGADREKQIAKYRAMLTPSALAKADASRGRAVFERTCGACHLLYGDGGVVGPDLTGSNRANLDYILLNSVDPSYDVPDGYKMVTVLTIDGRLINGVVAGEDDTKLVLKTAQQPRVVITKEDIEERKLSDKSIMPDGQLDQMKSQEVIDLIKYLQTSQQVELAK; encoded by the coding sequence GTGTCATCCAACAAAAATCGCCGACAAATGTGCTGGCAGGCAATCTATCTGCTCATCATTTTTTCGGCCTCGGTTCGTTTCGCGGGCAATATCGTTGGCGGGACGGGTATTGAAGATCTGATTGACGAGTCCAAATCGCTGGTATTGCTCGTCGATACGATCAATTCGAGCAGCGATCCGGCTGTCCAGGCATCGTTGATGAGGGGCATGCTCAGCGGACTGGAAGGTCGACGAAACATCCCACCCCCTGCAGGCTGGCCCGACCTGAGTGAACGGCTCGCTGCGAGCGATGACAGAAGCGTTCGCGAGCTGTCCGTTCAGCTTTCACAGATCTTTGGCGATCAATCGGCAATGCAAAAGTCACTGGAGACATTGTCGGATCAATCTGCAGACGCCAGTGCCAGGCGGCACGCCCTCCGTTCGCTGTTGTCTCTACGCAGTCAGGACGCATCATCCTTGCTAGAGTCCCTCCTCGATGACCCGGATTTCCAAATCGAAGCGATTCGCGGTTACGCGGTGGTTGAAAATCCAACGGCCCCTTCGGTTTTGCTTGGTCGCTACCAGCAAATGGACTCCGATCAAAAAAGAGCCGTCATCGAAACGCTGGCGACACGGCAGCGCTATGCACAGGAGCTGTTGGCCGCGATTCAGACCGAAAAAGTCTCTCGCGATGATATTCCGGTTCATGTGGCCCGTGCTCTCAAAGACATCCTTGGTAGTCGCTTCACTGCAGTCTATGGGGAGGTGAAGTCGATCGGTGCTGATCGGGAAAAGCAAATCGCAAAGTACCGAGCCATGCTCACGCCATCAGCACTCGCCAAAGCTGATGCGTCCCGTGGTCGTGCCGTTTTCGAGAGGACGTGCGGTGCGTGCCATCTGCTCTATGGTGATGGTGGCGTGGTTGGCCCGGACTTGACCGGCTCCAATCGAGCCAACTTGGATTACATTTTGCTCAACAGCGTTGACCCGAGCTACGACGTGCCCGACGGATACAAAATGGTTACCGTGCTAACGATTGATGGGCGGCTGATCAACGGCGTCGTCGCCGGAGAAGACGACACCAAATTGGTTCTGAAAACAGCTCAGCAACCGAGGGTAGTTATCACAAAAGAAGACATCGAAGAACGTAAGCTTTCTGATAAGTCGATCATGCCGGACGGCCAATTAGATCAAATGAAATCGCAAGAGGTGATCGACTTGATCAAGTACCTGCAAACGTCTCAGCAAGTGGAGCTGGCAAAATGA
- a CDS encoding RNA polymerase sigma factor, with product MMSNSNTHEPSTSTSLLQRVQGGEDAGWRLLTQVYGPIVYGWARRSGCQSADAADVMQETFVAVSRTIGKFDRDRAEASFRGWLWTICRNKIRDLARRRSIRAEAGDLAAGGTAAQLAMAQLPLPASAVDSMCEKTVEGTLGKSPPTGADEDSAWVRRRMIEFLRPSFDERTWWMFWETAVIGRSPDTVADEAGVSRWAVYKARARVLHRLRRDLEGLS from the coding sequence ATGATGTCAAACTCCAACACCCATGAACCGTCCACCTCCACCTCACTGCTCCAGCGCGTCCAGGGGGGTGAGGACGCGGGTTGGCGATTGCTGACTCAGGTGTACGGGCCGATCGTTTACGGTTGGGCGCGTCGGTCGGGGTGCCAATCCGCAGACGCTGCTGACGTGATGCAAGAAACGTTCGTCGCTGTCTCACGGACGATCGGAAAGTTTGACCGCGACCGGGCCGAGGCGAGTTTCCGGGGATGGTTGTGGACGATCTGCCGCAACAAGATCCGCGACTTGGCCCGCCGCCGTTCGATTCGCGCCGAAGCGGGTGATCTCGCCGCTGGCGGCACGGCCGCTCAGCTCGCGATGGCTCAATTGCCGCTGCCTGCAAGTGCAGTCGATTCGATGTGCGAGAAGACCGTAGAGGGGACACTTGGCAAATCTCCGCCGACGGGCGCGGATGAGGACTCCGCATGGGTGCGGCGGCGAATGATCGAGTTTTTGCGGCCCAGTTTCGATGAACGCACATGGTGGATGTTTTGGGAAACCGCCGTCATCGGTCGCTCACCCGATACGGTCGCCGATGAGGCGGGCGTGTCGCGATGGGCGGTGTACAAAGCCCGTGCCCGTGTTCTTCATCGACTCCGACGCGACCTCGAAGGGTTGAGCTGA
- a CDS encoding M90 family metallopeptidase, giving the protein MLVDATANAHNRKTACLISGLIAIAGCILSWFSLWGLILVPVAAGAFYLLRRKTLRRLQVMATPFPEVWEATLQSQVEYFRGLQPDQQDRFRNLMKVFLDEVTITGIRTDVDEATRALVAASAVIPILGFSDFEYAGLGEVLIYPNSFDEGYRSDGGGDAHTLGMIGTHHLSGVMILSKPSLIQGFANTTDKHNVGIHEFAHLVDKADGDVDGVPLGVDAETFQPWVRWVGKELHREVTSNEYIDDYAFTNEAEYFAVLSEYFFEAPELLEQKNPKLYEMMQKMYHQNPKRVLSHVFSRPGRVGRNASCPCGSGKKFKHCCKGK; this is encoded by the coding sequence ATGCTAGTCGACGCCACCGCGAACGCCCACAATCGCAAAACCGCCTGCCTGATTTCGGGCTTGATCGCGATCGCCGGTTGTATCCTGAGTTGGTTTTCACTGTGGGGGCTGATTCTAGTTCCAGTTGCCGCGGGCGCGTTTTATCTACTGCGGCGGAAGACGCTTCGACGGCTACAGGTAATGGCCACACCGTTTCCCGAAGTCTGGGAAGCCACGCTGCAATCTCAGGTTGAATACTTCCGCGGACTCCAACCAGATCAGCAAGATCGATTTCGTAACTTGATGAAGGTATTTCTCGACGAAGTCACCATTACCGGGATCCGCACGGATGTCGATGAAGCGACCCGGGCGTTGGTCGCTGCCAGCGCCGTGATCCCGATCTTAGGGTTTTCCGACTTTGAATATGCGGGCTTGGGTGAGGTACTGATCTACCCCAATTCATTCGATGAAGGCTACCGGAGTGATGGTGGCGGGGATGCGCATACACTCGGCATGATCGGCACGCACCACCTCAGCGGCGTGATGATTCTTTCCAAGCCGTCGCTGATTCAAGGGTTCGCAAATACCACGGATAAACATAACGTGGGGATTCATGAATTCGCTCACTTGGTTGACAAAGCTGACGGTGACGTCGATGGTGTGCCGCTGGGGGTCGATGCCGAAACATTCCAACCGTGGGTGCGTTGGGTCGGCAAAGAACTTCACCGCGAAGTGACCTCGAATGAATATATCGATGATTATGCCTTCACTAACGAAGCGGAGTACTTCGCGGTTTTGAGTGAGTATTTCTTTGAAGCTCCCGAGCTGCTCGAGCAGAAGAATCCGAAGTTATACGAGATGATGCAAAAGATGTATCACCAGAACCCCAAGCGTGTGCTCAGTCACGTTTTCAGTCGTCCCGGCCGGGTCGGTCGTAATGCAAGCTGTCCCTGTGGCAGCGGCAAAAAATTCAAGCATTGCTGTAAGGGTAAGTAG
- a CDS encoding serine/threonine protein kinase, which yields MIAMTPNGTELKCLDHSDLVRVINGEWPAERFDSVLAHLELCERCRRVAESIQADEVPSLDGPAADELQQETACQAAMARLLEPSPSPLLLSSSDRFGGMAMPIEDSFHREVEPRQTLGPYRILRPLGGGGMSKVLLGEHERLRRRCAIKLLPRERVDQPGWLDRFEREMVVVAALQHAHIVSATDAGHEDGWHYLVMEYLDGLDVGCVARRLGPLPVVDACEIVRQAALGLSEIHAAGLVHRDIKPSNLMLTRSGIVKVLDLGLVLAGDDPIGIDDRLTTVGHLMGTVAFMSPEQLADSRCVDARADVYSLGATLFRLIAGRSPFESRGGLTKQILAITQTDAPRLDKVRNDVPEEVTDLVAAMLARDPASRPSAATEIAERLEPSTTGHQLKRIVRAAACNTEEESSRLPGHPLSLTAVGQPPRRRRRWWMAGGLFAFAILAAIVLKVQTDRGILVVHSENDDLTLVVSQDDQVVERLQIDSRGDHRTVLKKGSYRVAVEGGGKALKLSDEVVTIGRGTQSTIEIRAKALNAESASSAPGPEHMVVYQGHDLAYWMHAIRLERDLPMVCRAMQAVQTLAESPEQQLAAAEATLALARRWGGTTSVGFTSPEQIDPNDGPSVVYTTYLLKIFPRYAVEMALLAAGHELEEGNPRSLLAITYLLNTQYFSTLSSHSPRQDTGVVGEWLNQDGGVSGSEKRSLLRQLQRRVVEKAHSTAQDLIWPYYTAMSIQDLLDRPVIGDPLMEPFVVRILKSDEPIADSKTVELGIELVSSGHDGITWDDVIGKLLLMVPNQPSEEVAVLFDLVAERASDVLLRRITQRLDQFAEPESEPSMSNRSEGGMGGGGFAGVSSTKTFEIAHPEITLWQKAIPFYWRNVNPNEQALRRLIHIRDRMTAESIHQMFNRGFGGESFTETEVYHGMNRAIEALAARYVDAHGELPTELRERMAEATDADSSSANTAATSTTQATSTQSTKNTEPKIDAGVTSADSSLTYQGQSTGYWLAVLAREQDVEQVGEAMKALSILSTDPGQRMRAAIAILERSQQWGGMQVGRIPRTMFGSSGGQDDSEVYMAYLTSRFLNFLPSPGFAAIDATFENANRPTRSALVRLLGNAINGIVDSAEDSDYRDQSRSWVAESVRDRKRRALVDSIVAHLIQSASQFRSEKNTHQDEYWTSQKRAMHALDTALEFRQASGRSFLNDPVLVDHVRLEFSRWRAWSSSLARDSQLAPPYVSESQLTAAVQWASADELPPEDWSVLAAIVNSSHYYWRSEGSEQLFETIAQHAPEATLEIIERRLPRIDAPEDGIAADDTSSKAALEFSDGFPRYWPVTLSYYSEHADPPGRAKERIESIQAGVKSAPLQNGLEEPFKAQVLEMLQSAITRLEQRSSQ from the coding sequence ATGATTGCTATGACGCCCAATGGGACCGAATTGAAATGTTTAGATCACTCGGATTTAGTCCGAGTGATCAATGGCGAGTGGCCCGCCGAGCGATTTGATTCTGTGCTGGCTCATCTCGAGCTTTGCGAGCGATGCCGCCGGGTCGCCGAATCGATTCAGGCTGACGAGGTACCGTCGCTGGACGGACCCGCTGCCGATGAGCTGCAACAGGAAACGGCTTGCCAAGCCGCAATGGCTCGTTTGCTCGAACCATCCCCGTCGCCACTTTTATTGTCTTCCAGCGATCGGTTTGGCGGTATGGCAATGCCGATCGAGGATTCGTTTCACCGCGAGGTTGAGCCGCGGCAAACGCTCGGACCCTACCGGATTCTCCGTCCGCTCGGCGGTGGTGGGATGAGCAAGGTGTTGCTAGGTGAGCACGAGCGACTGCGTCGCCGCTGCGCGATCAAGCTGCTGCCTCGTGAGCGGGTCGATCAACCCGGTTGGTTGGATCGGTTCGAGCGGGAAATGGTCGTCGTTGCGGCTCTGCAGCACGCGCACATCGTCAGCGCCACTGACGCGGGGCACGAAGACGGCTGGCACTATCTCGTGATGGAATACCTCGACGGGCTCGATGTCGGTTGCGTGGCCCGTCGACTCGGTCCACTGCCGGTCGTCGATGCATGTGAGATCGTGCGGCAAGCAGCCTTGGGCTTATCTGAAATTCATGCCGCTGGGTTGGTCCATCGCGATATCAAACCTTCCAACTTGATGTTGACGCGGTCGGGTATCGTGAAGGTCCTCGATCTGGGCTTGGTGCTCGCCGGTGACGACCCTATTGGGATCGACGATCGCTTAACGACGGTCGGGCATTTGATGGGAACGGTCGCATTCATGTCGCCCGAACAGCTCGCCGATAGCCGCTGCGTCGATGCCCGAGCGGACGTTTATTCGCTCGGCGCGACGCTTTTTCGTTTGATCGCCGGCCGCTCCCCATTTGAGTCTCGGGGCGGACTGACCAAGCAGATACTGGCGATCACGCAAACCGACGCGCCCCGTCTGGATAAGGTCCGCAATGACGTCCCGGAGGAGGTTACCGATCTCGTTGCTGCGATGCTGGCCCGCGATCCAGCGTCGCGTCCGAGCGCAGCGACGGAGATTGCCGAGCGATTGGAGCCAAGCACGACCGGCCATCAATTGAAACGAATCGTTCGTGCTGCAGCATGCAACACCGAGGAGGAATCATCGAGGCTGCCGGGCCATCCACTAAGCCTCACGGCAGTCGGACAGCCACCACGCCGTCGTCGCCGATGGTGGATGGCCGGTGGCCTGTTCGCCTTTGCAATCCTCGCCGCAATCGTCTTGAAAGTACAAACCGATCGGGGCATCCTCGTCGTGCATTCCGAAAACGATGACTTGACGCTAGTCGTCAGCCAGGACGATCAGGTCGTCGAGCGATTGCAGATCGATTCGAGAGGCGACCATCGGACTGTGCTCAAAAAAGGCTCCTATCGGGTCGCGGTCGAAGGCGGCGGGAAGGCGCTGAAGCTTAGTGATGAGGTCGTCACGATCGGTCGCGGGACTCAGTCGACAATTGAAATTAGGGCGAAGGCACTCAACGCGGAGTCTGCCTCATCGGCACCGGGTCCCGAGCACATGGTGGTGTATCAAGGGCATGATCTGGCCTATTGGATGCATGCGATCCGCTTGGAGCGCGATCTACCGATGGTGTGCCGCGCGATGCAGGCGGTACAGACCTTGGCGGAATCTCCCGAGCAACAACTCGCTGCAGCCGAAGCCACTCTGGCGTTGGCACGCCGTTGGGGCGGTACTACCTCAGTCGGGTTCACCAGCCCCGAGCAGATTGATCCCAACGACGGCCCGTCCGTGGTGTATACGACCTACCTGCTCAAGATCTTCCCTAGATACGCGGTCGAAATGGCGTTGCTGGCAGCCGGTCACGAACTCGAAGAGGGCAATCCGCGTTCACTGCTGGCAATCACCTACCTGCTAAACACGCAGTACTTCAGTACACTCTCCAGCCATTCGCCAAGGCAAGACACGGGTGTGGTTGGCGAATGGCTCAATCAAGATGGGGGCGTGTCAGGTTCCGAAAAGCGTTCGCTATTGCGACAGCTCCAGCGACGGGTGGTGGAGAAGGCGCATTCGACGGCGCAGGATTTGATTTGGCCGTACTACACCGCCATGAGTATTCAGGACCTGCTGGATCGCCCGGTTATCGGTGATCCGCTGATGGAACCCTTCGTGGTGCGGATATTGAAGAGTGATGAGCCTATTGCCGACTCAAAGACTGTCGAACTCGGCATCGAATTGGTTAGCAGTGGTCACGACGGCATCACGTGGGATGATGTGATAGGCAAGCTGCTATTGATGGTTCCGAACCAGCCAAGCGAGGAGGTCGCCGTTCTATTTGACCTTGTCGCTGAGCGGGCATCCGACGTCTTGCTCCGCCGCATCACACAGCGTCTCGACCAATTCGCCGAGCCTGAATCTGAGCCTTCGATGAGCAACCGCAGTGAAGGAGGAATGGGTGGCGGCGGTTTTGCAGGTGTTTCATCAACGAAGACGTTTGAAATTGCCCATCCTGAGATCACCCTCTGGCAAAAGGCGATTCCTTTCTACTGGCGAAACGTGAACCCCAACGAACAGGCACTGCGTCGATTGATCCACATTCGCGATCGAATGACAGCTGAATCGATTCATCAGATGTTCAATCGCGGGTTTGGCGGCGAGAGTTTTACAGAAACAGAGGTTTACCATGGGATGAACCGAGCCATCGAAGCACTCGCTGCCCGCTACGTTGACGCGCATGGCGAGTTGCCCACTGAATTGCGTGAACGCATGGCTGAGGCAACCGATGCCGATTCTTCCTCAGCGAATACAGCAGCAACATCGACAACGCAGGCGACATCCACGCAGTCCACCAAGAACACCGAACCTAAAATCGATGCTGGCGTCACGTCAGCCGATTCGAGTTTGACCTACCAAGGCCAGTCTACTGGGTATTGGCTTGCCGTTCTCGCGCGGGAGCAAGACGTCGAGCAGGTTGGCGAAGCGATGAAAGCGCTCAGTATTCTATCGACCGATCCGGGGCAGAGGATGCGCGCGGCGATCGCGATACTCGAGCGATCTCAACAATGGGGCGGGATGCAAGTGGGACGGATTCCGAGGACGATGTTCGGCAGTAGTGGGGGCCAGGACGATTCCGAAGTCTACATGGCATATTTGACGTCACGTTTTCTCAATTTCTTGCCCTCCCCCGGATTCGCTGCGATCGACGCGACATTTGAAAACGCCAATCGTCCCACCCGTTCGGCGTTGGTACGCCTACTGGGTAACGCGATAAACGGAATCGTTGATAGCGCCGAAGATTCTGATTATCGCGATCAATCTCGATCGTGGGTCGCAGAATCTGTGAGAGATAGGAAACGCCGCGCACTCGTTGATTCCATAGTCGCTCATCTGATTCAGTCCGCAAGTCAATTTCGCAGTGAGAAAAATACCCATCAAGATGAGTACTGGACGTCTCAAAAGAGAGCAATGCACGCACTCGATACCGCGCTTGAATTTCGACAGGCGAGTGGGCGATCGTTCCTCAACGACCCCGTTTTGGTCGATCACGTGCGATTGGAGTTTTCCCGGTGGCGGGCATGGAGTTCAAGCCTTGCGCGGGATTCCCAGTTAGCCCCTCCCTATGTTTCGGAGTCTCAGTTGACCGCCGCCGTCCAGTGGGCCAGTGCCGATGAGTTGCCGCCTGAGGACTGGAGCGTCTTGGCGGCGATCGTCAACAGCTCGCATTACTATTGGCGTTCTGAAGGAAGCGAGCAGCTCTTTGAAACAATTGCCCAGCACGCCCCCGAAGCAACCCTTGAGATAATCGAAAGACGACTGCCCAGAATCGATGCCCCCGAAGACGGTATCGCAGCTGATGATACTTCGTCGAAAGCCGCGCTGGAGTTTTCAGATGGATTCCCGAGGTACTGGCCCGTCACTTTGTCGTACTATTCCGAGCATGCCGATCCACCCGGCCGCGCCAAGGAGCGGATTGAGAGCATCCAAGCTGGCGTGAAATCGGCACCCCTGCAGAACGGACTCGAAGAGCCGTTCAAAGCTCAGGTACTGGAGATGCTTCAGTCTGCGATCACGCGGCTCGAACAGCGGAGCAGCCAGTAG